A window from Primulina huaijiensis isolate GDHJ02 chromosome 11, ASM1229523v2, whole genome shotgun sequence encodes these proteins:
- the LOC140989026 gene encoding protein RGF1 INDUCIBLE TRANSCRIPTION FACTOR 1-like — protein sequence MGAGGPDEEDNRWPPWLKPLLKEQFFVQCKFHVDSHKSECNMYCLDCVDGPLCSLCLGYHKDHRAIQIRRSSYHDVIRVSEIQKFLDISSVQTYIINSAKVVFLNERPQPRPGKGVTNTCQVCDRSLLDSFTFCSLGCKVVGTSRGFEKNKHSSEKKRTGDDSDDSYNSSSSSHVHGRNSKKLPSFTPSTPPPTAVSFRVAKRRKGIPHRAPMGGFPIEA from the exons ATG GGAGCTGGAGGACCTGATGAAGAGGACAATAGGTGGCCGCCATGGCTGAAACCTCTGTTGAAGGAACAGTTTTTTGTTCAATGCAAATTTCACGTTGACTCGCACAAGAGTGAATGTAATATGTACTGTTTGGATTGTGTGGATGGCCCACTTTGTTCACTCTGTTTGGGCTATCACAAAGACCATCGTGCAATTCAG ATAAGGAGATCATCGTACCATGATGTAATACGGGTGTCTGAAATCCAAAAATTCCTCGACATTAGCAGTGTCCAGACATACATAATCAACAGCGCGAAGGTTGTTTTCTTGAATGAGCGGCCACAGCCCAGGCCTGGTAAAGGTGTCACCAATACCTGCCAAGTTTGTGATCGAAGCCTTCTTGATTCCTTCACATTCTGCTCACTTGGCTGCAAG GTTGTTGGCACGTCGAGAGGTTTTGAGAAGAACAAGCACTCGTCGGAGAAGAAAAGAACGGGGGACGACTCCGACGACTCTtacaacagcagcagcagcagccacGTTCACGGGCGGAATAGCAAGAAGCTCCCTAGTTTTACTCCATCAACGCCGCCGCCAACGGCAGTGAGTTTCAGAGTCGCCAAGAGAAGAAAGGGAATCCCCCATAGAGCCCCGATGGGAGGATTCCCGATAGAGGCATAG